The DNA region TCATCCTCGAAGGCCTGCACGCCCAGAAGCGCATCAGCCGGACCGAGGCGGGCAAGTACACGGCAGGCGAGGAACCCGTCCGGCGCAGCGGCAAGGCCGACAAGCGTCGCGAGCGGCAGTTGCGCGAAGACGATGACGATGACAGCGGGTTCGGTGGGGGCGGGGGCGGACGGTATTACAACTGACGCAGGCCATTTCGAAATTGCAGGAATTGCAGAAGTTCATCACCGGGCATCGACGACCTGCAACCGCGCGCGAGTGAAATTCTGAAGTTCCTGAAATCCTGCGATTCTCGGGCGGTCACCAAGGCCGAAGGCCCCATGACGAAGGCCGGGACATGAAATACAAGTACACGAAGTTCATCCCGGACGACCTCGAGGGCATCGACCTCGAGCAGCTGCTCTCGAAGCTGTCGGACCTGCTGCTGTCGAGCGGCTTCGAGAATCCGTACGAGCCGGACCCCAACGCACATGGGCACACGCGCGACGAGTTGCGTGACGCCATCATGGAGGCGCTGCTCACCAACGGGCTGCTTTCGCCAGAGCAGATGGAGCGACTGCTCGGCGAGCCTGCCGACGGCGACAGCACGTCGGGTCTCGAGCAGTTGCTCGACAAGCTCATCGATCGCATGGGCCAGCAGGGCTACCTCACCCCGCAGCCCGAGCAGGGCACGCTCAGCGGCGGCCAGCAGGGCAAGGACCTGCCGCCGGTGAAGTTCGAGGTCACCGACAAGGGCATCGACTTCCTCGGCTACCGCGCCCTGCGCGACCTGCTCGGCTCACTGGGTCGCAGCAGCGCCGGCCGACACGACACGCGCGACATGGCCACCGGCATCGACGCCGGCGGCGCCGTGAAGCCCTACGAGTTCGGCGACACGCTCAACCTCGATCCGGCCGCGACGCTGCTCAGCGCGGTGAGCCGCAACGGCCTGCCCCGCCCCGGCGAGGGCTTCGACCTCGACTACCAGGACCTGCACGTCACGCAGGGTGAGTAC from Luteitalea sp. TBR-22 includes:
- a CDS encoding VWA domain-containing protein, giving the protein MKYKYTKFIPDDLEGIDLEQLLSKLSDLLLSSGFENPYEPDPNAHGHTRDELRDAIMEALLTNGLLSPEQMERLLGEPADGDSTSGLEQLLDKLIDRMGQQGYLTPQPEQGTLSGGQQGKDLPPVKFEVTDKGIDFLGYRALRDLLGSLGRSSAGRHDTRDMATGIDAGGAVKPYEFGDTLNLDPAATLLSAVSRNGLPRPGEGFDLDYQDLHVTQGEYQSSCATVVMLDCSHSMILYGEDRFTPAKRVALALANLIRHQYPGDALNAVLFHDSAEEVPVEQLARVRVGPYYTNTREGLRLARRILERQMKDMRQIVMITDGKPSALTRPDGQIYRNAFGLDPYIVSETFAEVAACRKAGIMINTFMLARDYELMAFVRRVAQICHGKAYFTTPMTLGQYVLTDYMNNKTRTVH